One region of Mycolicibacterium lutetiense genomic DNA includes:
- a CDS encoding TIGR03089 family protein: MSTVSAAVLDPLLAADPAGPRITYYDDATGERIELSTVTMANWAAKTANLLRDEMGAGPGTRVAVLLPAHWQTAAVLFGIWWIGAEVVLDGDADVALCTRDRLDEADDAVSGGEVAVLSLDPFGKSAADLPIGVTDYATAVRVHGDQIVPERVPGAALAGRSASEVLDVAQTSAATQGFTGSDRVLSTARWDTPDELIANLVAVFAAGASLVQVANADPDAMERRRTTEKVTRG, translated from the coding sequence ATGAGCACAGTCAGCGCTGCGGTCCTGGATCCGTTGTTGGCCGCGGACCCGGCCGGGCCACGGATCACCTACTACGACGACGCCACCGGTGAGCGGATCGAACTCTCGACGGTGACCATGGCCAACTGGGCCGCCAAGACCGCCAACCTGTTGCGCGACGAGATGGGTGCCGGCCCCGGCACCCGGGTGGCGGTGCTGCTGCCCGCGCACTGGCAGACCGCGGCGGTGCTGTTCGGGATCTGGTGGATCGGCGCCGAAGTCGTGCTGGACGGGGACGCCGACGTAGCCCTGTGCACCCGGGATCGCCTCGATGAGGCCGACGACGCGGTGTCCGGAGGCGAGGTCGCGGTGCTGTCGTTGGACCCGTTCGGCAAGTCGGCCGCGGATCTGCCCATCGGCGTCACCGACTACGCCACCGCGGTGCGGGTACACGGCGATCAGATCGTGCCCGAGCGCGTCCCGGGCGCCGCCCTGGCCGGGCGTTCGGCATCCGAGGTGCTCGATGTCGCGCAAACCTCTGCCGCCACACAGGGTTTCACCGGTTCCGATCGCGTGCTGTCCACCGCGCGCTGGGACACACCCGATGAGCTCATCGCGAACCTGGTCGCAGTGTTCGCCGCCGGCGCGTCACTGGTGCAGGTGGCCAACGCCGATCCCGACGCCATGGAACGGCGTCGCACGACCGAGAAGGTCACCCGCGGCTGA
- a CDS encoding DUF732 domain-containing protein — protein sequence MGLFKGLRRNALAPITAVLVLGAVLGATAPEAGAWPIPLTAQDTNYLKATRGVFPGDDDQLLLVGREMCRLLYTGTPAQAVIDQMAGQYAATPQQTAVALRAARRAYCTQAPG from the coding sequence ATGGGGTTGTTCAAGGGACTGCGGCGCAATGCGTTGGCGCCGATCACGGCAGTGTTGGTGCTTGGAGCGGTTTTGGGGGCCACCGCTCCGGAGGCTGGGGCCTGGCCGATACCGCTGACCGCTCAAGACACCAACTATCTCAAGGCCACGCGCGGTGTGTTCCCCGGCGATGACGACCAGTTGCTGTTGGTCGGTCGGGAGATGTGCCGCCTGCTCTACACCGGGACACCCGCACAGGCGGTGATCGACCAGATGGCAGGCCAGTACGCGGCCACACCTCAGCAGACCGCGGTCGCGCTGCGTGCCGCCCGCCGGGCGTACTGCACGCAGGCCCCGGGTTAG
- a CDS encoding coenzyme F420-0:L-glutamate ligase codes for MTTGVHTEHGSAGRVEILPVPGLPEFRPGDDLAAALAEAAPWLRDGDVLVITSKIVSKCEGRIVTAPSDPDERDAMRRKLIDGEAVRVLARKGRTFITENAFGLVQAAAGVDGSNVDSNELALLPIDPDSSAQALREGLRERFGITVAVVITDTMGRAWRNGQADFAIGASGLTVLHGYAGAYDRHGNELLVTEVAVADEIAAAADLVKGKLTAIPVAVVRGLELTDDGSNGRTLVRSGEDDLFWLGTAEAIQMGRSQAQLLRRSVRSFSDEPVDHALIEAAVSEALTAPAPHHTRPVRFVWLQDGATRVRLLDRMKDQWRTDLTGDGRDPESVERRVNRGQILYDAPELVIPFMVPDGAHSYPDDARTQAEHTMFTVAVGAAVQALLVALAVREVGSCWIGSTIFAGDLVRSELDLPADWEPLGAIAIGHSADPPSPRDPVPTDGLLVVK; via the coding sequence GTGACCACCGGGGTGCACACCGAGCACGGATCCGCCGGCCGGGTAGAGATTCTCCCGGTACCGGGGCTTCCCGAGTTCCGTCCCGGAGATGATCTGGCCGCTGCCCTCGCCGAGGCGGCACCATGGTTGCGCGACGGGGATGTGCTGGTCATCACCAGCAAGATCGTGTCCAAGTGCGAAGGCCGCATCGTCACGGCCCCTTCCGATCCCGACGAGCGGGACGCCATGCGGCGCAAACTCATCGACGGCGAGGCGGTTCGCGTACTGGCACGTAAGGGTCGCACCTTCATCACCGAGAACGCCTTCGGACTGGTCCAGGCCGCCGCCGGCGTCGACGGATCCAATGTCGACTCGAACGAGTTGGCACTGCTGCCCATCGATCCCGACAGCAGCGCGCAGGCGTTGCGCGAAGGCCTGCGTGAACGGTTCGGCATCACCGTCGCTGTCGTGATCACCGACACCATGGGCCGTGCCTGGCGAAACGGCCAAGCCGATTTCGCGATCGGCGCATCCGGGCTCACCGTGCTGCACGGTTACGCGGGCGCGTACGACCGGCACGGCAACGAACTACTGGTCACCGAAGTCGCGGTGGCCGACGAGATCGCCGCCGCAGCCGATCTGGTGAAAGGCAAACTCACCGCGATCCCGGTCGCAGTGGTGCGCGGTCTGGAACTGACCGATGACGGGTCGAACGGCCGCACACTGGTCCGCTCCGGTGAGGACGATCTGTTCTGGCTCGGGACCGCCGAGGCAATCCAGATGGGACGCAGCCAAGCCCAGCTACTGCGTCGCTCGGTGCGCAGTTTCTCCGATGAGCCGGTCGATCACGCACTCATCGAAGCCGCCGTCAGCGAGGCGCTCACCGCGCCCGCGCCGCATCACACCCGCCCGGTGCGCTTCGTCTGGCTACAGGACGGTGCCACCCGCGTGCGACTGCTGGACCGGATGAAAGACCAGTGGCGCACCGATCTCACCGGCGACGGCCGAGATCCCGAGTCCGTCGAGCGGCGGGTGAATCGCGGTCAGATCCTGTACGACGCTCCGGAACTGGTGATTCCCTTCATGGTTCCCGACGGAGCCCACAGCTATCCAGACGACGCGCGCACTCAGGCCGAGCACACCATGTTCACCGTTGCCGTAGGCGCGGCCGTGCAGGCCCTCCTGGTGGCGCTGGCGGTGCGTGAGGTGGGCAGCTGCTGGATCGGCTCCACGATCTTCGCCGGCGATCTGGTCCGTTCCGAGCTCGATCTTCCGGCGGATTGGGAGCCCTTGGGAGCCATCGCGATCGGTCACTCCGCTGATCCGCCATCGCCCCGCGACCCGGTGCCCACCGACGGCCTGCTGGTTGTGAAGTGA
- a CDS encoding NUDIX hydrolase, with product MSAESLHASTVEVLTHWQTADPGQDTLRHAVLSFLAARPDACLRSCVPGHITGSALVVDHTGTRTLLTLHPRFGRWLQLGGHCEETDSDIRAAALREATEESGITGLTVDPQLAALHVHPVTCSLGVPTRHLDMQFVVRAPEGAEIACSDESLDLRWWPLDALPEGTDFGLQQLADSVTGTV from the coding sequence GTGAGCGCCGAGAGCCTGCATGCGTCCACCGTCGAGGTGCTGACGCATTGGCAGACAGCCGATCCCGGTCAGGACACGCTGCGCCACGCGGTGCTGTCATTTCTGGCCGCCCGTCCCGATGCCTGCCTGCGGTCATGCGTGCCCGGACACATCACCGGTTCGGCACTGGTCGTCGACCACACCGGCACCCGGACGTTGCTCACCCTGCATCCGCGCTTCGGCCGCTGGCTGCAACTCGGCGGACACTGCGAGGAAACGGATTCCGACATTCGCGCCGCCGCGCTGCGCGAGGCCACCGAGGAGTCCGGGATCACCGGGCTCACCGTCGACCCGCAATTGGCCGCGCTGCACGTGCATCCGGTGACCTGCTCGCTGGGGGTGCCGACCCGTCACCTCGACATGCAGTTCGTGGTCCGGGCGCCCGAAGGCGCCGAGATCGCCTGCAGCGATGAGTCTTTGGATCTGCGCTGGTGGCCACTGGATGCGCTGCCCGAGGGCACCGACTTCGGCCTGCAGCAACTGGCCGACTCTGTCACCGGAACCGTCTAG
- the manB gene encoding mannose-1-phosphate guanylyltransferase produces MINPAEVDAVVLVGGRGTRLRPLTLSAPKPMLPTAGVPFLTHLLARIAAAGIKHVVMGTSYKAEVFEEAFGDGSELGLEIEYVTETEALGTGGAIANVADKLRYDTAMVFNGDVLSAADLGALLESHDTQQADLTLHLVRVSDPRAFGCVPTDADARVTAFLEKTQDPPTDQINAGCYVFKKHVIDQIPKGRPVSVEREVFPGLLADGLKVCGYVDASYWRDMGTPEDFVRGSADLVRGIAPSPALNGQRGESLVHEGAAVAPGALLIGGTVVGRGAEIGAGARLDGAVIFDGVRVEAGAVIERSIVGFGARIGPRALIRDGVIGDGADIGARCELLRGARVWPGVAIPDGGIRYSTDV; encoded by the coding sequence GTGATCAATCCCGCGGAGGTGGACGCTGTCGTCCTCGTCGGTGGACGAGGCACCAGGCTGCGGCCCCTGACCCTCTCGGCGCCCAAGCCGATGTTGCCGACGGCGGGCGTGCCGTTCCTGACCCATCTGCTGGCCCGGATCGCCGCGGCCGGCATCAAACACGTCGTGATGGGCACCTCGTACAAGGCCGAGGTTTTCGAGGAGGCGTTCGGTGACGGCTCCGAACTGGGGCTCGAAATCGAATACGTCACCGAGACCGAGGCACTCGGCACCGGTGGTGCCATTGCCAACGTGGCGGACAAGCTGCGCTACGACACGGCAATGGTGTTCAACGGCGACGTGTTGTCGGCAGCCGACCTCGGTGCGTTGCTTGAATCGCATGACACCCAGCAGGCCGACCTCACGCTGCATCTGGTGCGCGTCAGTGACCCGCGCGCGTTCGGCTGCGTACCCACCGATGCCGACGCCCGCGTGACGGCATTCCTGGAAAAGACCCAGGATCCGCCGACCGACCAGATCAACGCCGGCTGCTATGTGTTCAAAAAGCATGTCATCGACCAGATTCCGAAGGGCCGGCCGGTGTCGGTCGAACGCGAGGTGTTCCCCGGCCTACTCGCCGATGGGCTGAAGGTGTGCGGGTATGTCGACGCCTCCTACTGGCGGGACATGGGCACGCCCGAGGATTTCGTGCGCGGCTCCGCCGATCTGGTTCGTGGCATCGCACCGTCGCCTGCGCTCAACGGCCAGCGCGGTGAGTCCCTGGTCCACGAAGGTGCGGCGGTCGCTCCGGGGGCATTGCTGATCGGTGGCACGGTGGTCGGCCGCGGTGCCGAGATCGGCGCCGGGGCACGTCTCGACGGCGCGGTGATCTTCGACGGGGTGCGCGTGGAAGCCGGTGCGGTGATCGAACGTTCGATCGTCGGCTTCGGAGCGCGCATCGGCCCGCGGGCACTGATCCGCGACGGCGTGATCGGTGACGGCGCCGACATCGGTGCCCGCTGCGAACTGTTGCGTGGTGCCAGGGTGTGGCCCGGGGTGGCCATTCCCGACGGCGGTATCCGGTACTCGACTGACGTCTGA
- the rfbD gene encoding dTDP-4-dehydrorhamnose reductase has translation MAQRIVITGAGGMVGRELADQGRREGRDVLALTSADCDISDADTIRRFVESGDVVINCAAYTQVDAAETDQDRANAVNAVGPGTIATVCAQVGARLVHISTDYVFGASHERRTPYEVDDVTGPVNVYGHTKLAGEHAVLAAKPDAHVVRTAWVYRGGDGKDFVATMRRLAAGDGPVDVVADQIGSPTYTGDLVTALLQIADGDVRPGVLHAVNAGPASRFELAQQTFAAVGADPERVRPVGSDLHPRPAPRPAYTVLSGRRSAEAGLAPLRDWREALAAAVGDPAVGKEHQSGPLPSTP, from the coding sequence ATGGCGCAACGGATTGTGATCACTGGGGCCGGCGGGATGGTTGGCCGGGAATTAGCTGATCAGGGGCGTCGTGAAGGCCGTGACGTGCTGGCCCTGACCTCTGCAGACTGTGATATCTCCGACGCCGACACGATCCGACGATTCGTCGAGTCCGGCGACGTGGTGATCAATTGCGCGGCATATACGCAGGTGGACGCCGCCGAGACGGACCAGGACAGGGCCAACGCCGTCAACGCCGTCGGTCCGGGCACCATCGCCACGGTGTGCGCGCAGGTCGGAGCCCGTCTGGTGCACATCTCCACCGATTACGTATTCGGCGCGTCCCATGAGCGTCGTACGCCGTATGAGGTCGATGACGTGACCGGACCGGTCAATGTCTACGGCCACACCAAACTGGCGGGGGAACACGCCGTGCTGGCCGCCAAGCCGGACGCACACGTCGTCCGCACCGCCTGGGTGTACCGCGGCGGCGACGGAAAAGACTTCGTGGCGACCATGCGCAGGCTGGCCGCCGGAGACGGCCCGGTGGATGTGGTCGCCGACCAGATCGGGTCGCCGACGTACACCGGTGACCTGGTCACGGCCCTGCTGCAGATCGCCGACGGCGATGTGCGACCCGGCGTGCTGCATGCCGTCAACGCCGGACCGGCCAGCCGGTTCGAGCTGGCGCAGCAGACCTTCGCCGCAGTCGGTGCCGATCCCGAGCGGGTCCGCCCGGTCGGCAGTGACCTCCATCCGCGCCCCGCGCCCCGGCCGGCCTACACCGTGCTGTCGGGGCGCCGGTCCGCCGAAGCCGGGCTGGCCCCGCTGCGGGATTGGCGGGAAGCACTGGCCGCCGCGGTGGGAGACCCAGCGGTTGGAAAAGAGCACCAGTCCGGCCCGCTACCCTCTACGCCGTGA
- a CDS encoding glycosyltransferase family 2 protein, translating into MTEDAARPLVVVTVTYSPGRHLDRFLASLALATDRPVKVIMADNGSTDGAPEQAEKRYPNVQLLHTGGNLGYGSAVNRAAAQISDGDCSEFFIIANPDVQWGPHSIDLLLDAAQRWPQAGAFGPLIHDPDGSVYPSARHQPSLIRGGMHAVVGPFWKTNPWTAAYRQDRQQPSEREVGWLSGSCLLMRRAAFDAVGGFDERYFMYMEDVDLGDRIARAGWQNIYVPSAEVLHHKGHSTGRDPARNLAAHHRSTYTFLADRYPAAWQAPLRWTIRGALAARAGLVVGSSRRKQAKGQLT; encoded by the coding sequence GTGACTGAGGATGCGGCCCGCCCGCTCGTGGTGGTGACGGTGACGTACTCGCCGGGCCGACACCTTGACCGTTTTCTGGCATCGCTCGCGCTGGCCACCGATCGGCCGGTGAAGGTCATCATGGCCGACAACGGTTCGACGGACGGCGCACCCGAACAGGCGGAAAAGCGTTACCCGAACGTGCAGCTGCTGCACACCGGCGGCAATCTGGGATACGGCAGTGCGGTCAACCGCGCCGCGGCCCAGATCTCCGACGGCGACTGTTCGGAATTTTTTATCATCGCCAACCCCGACGTGCAGTGGGGACCCCATTCGATCGATCTGCTGCTCGACGCCGCCCAGCGGTGGCCGCAGGCCGGAGCGTTCGGACCGCTGATCCACGATCCCGACGGATCGGTCTACCCGTCCGCGCGCCACCAGCCCAGCCTGATCCGCGGTGGCATGCACGCCGTGGTGGGTCCGTTCTGGAAAACGAATCCGTGGACAGCGGCCTACCGGCAAGACCGGCAACAGCCGAGCGAACGTGAGGTGGGCTGGCTGTCCGGTTCCTGCCTGCTGATGCGCCGGGCCGCCTTCGACGCCGTCGGCGGGTTCGACGAGCGCTACTTCATGTACATGGAAGACGTCGACCTCGGTGACCGGATCGCCCGGGCCGGCTGGCAGAACATCTACGTGCCGTCCGCCGAGGTGCTGCACCACAAGGGGCACTCCACAGGCCGTGACCCGGCGCGCAACTTGGCCGCCCATCACCGCAGTACCTACACTTTCCTGGCTGATCGATACCCGGCGGCTTGGCAGGCGCCGTTACGGTGGACAATTCGGGGCGCGCTGGCAGCACGTGCGGGCCTGGTGGTCGGTAGTTCTCGACGTAAGCAGGCGAAAGGGCAACTGACGTGA
- a CDS encoding SDR family NAD(P)-dependent oxidoreductase, protein MNPERRTIVITGASDGVGAAAARQLSRRGDNVVVVGRSPSKTAAVAGALGADYLVADFAELGQVRDLATQLLDRYPRIDVLANNAGGIMSGTRQATVDGFEKTFQVNHLAPFLLTTLLLDRLIAAGASVINTSSVGNRLFGHIDITDLNHERGFKAQKAYGDAKLANILFTKELHRRYHSAGISTAAFHPGSVASNFGAEANNPALELAYRTPLKKLILISPDKGADQLVWLTTSTPGSDWTSGEYYARRKPGRPNKQAHDPVLAQQLWDRSLEMVST, encoded by the coding sequence GTGAACCCGGAGCGCAGGACCATCGTCATCACCGGTGCCAGCGACGGCGTCGGTGCCGCAGCCGCCCGCCAGTTGAGCCGGCGAGGCGACAATGTCGTGGTGGTGGGCCGGTCCCCCAGCAAGACCGCGGCGGTGGCCGGTGCACTTGGCGCCGACTACCTCGTTGCCGACTTCGCCGAACTCGGCCAGGTCCGCGACCTGGCCACCCAGTTGCTGGATCGGTATCCGCGCATCGACGTACTGGCCAACAATGCCGGCGGCATCATGAGTGGAACCCGGCAGGCGACCGTCGACGGCTTCGAGAAGACCTTCCAGGTCAACCATCTGGCCCCGTTCCTGCTGACCACCCTGCTGCTGGATCGCCTGATCGCGGCCGGGGCATCGGTGATCAACACGTCCAGTGTCGGCAACCGGCTGTTCGGCCACATCGACATCACCGACCTGAACCACGAACGCGGATTCAAGGCGCAGAAGGCGTACGGCGACGCCAAGCTGGCCAACATCCTGTTCACCAAGGAACTGCACCGCCGTTACCACTCGGCAGGGATCTCCACGGCGGCGTTCCACCCGGGCTCGGTGGCGTCGAACTTCGGCGCCGAGGCCAACAACCCGGCCTTGGAACTCGCCTACCGCACACCGCTGAAGAAGCTCATCCTGATCAGCCCGGACAAGGGGGCAGATCAGTTGGTATGGCTGACCACGTCGACCCCAGGCTCCGACTGGACCTCCGGAGAGTACTACGCCCGGCGCAAACCCGGCCGGCCGAACAAACAGGCCCACGATCCTGTTCTGGCACAACAACTCTGGGATCGCAGCCTGGAGATGGTCAGCACCTAA
- a CDS encoding LCP family protein produces the protein MPFPLLRSLAAVTASAVVLGTGVAWSQIRSFESGINHISSAALGGGGEDGAIDILLVGMDSRTDAHGNPLSAEELETLRAGDDVSTNTDTIILIRIPNNGRSATAISIPRDSYVEAPGWGKMKINGVFGDVKLDRMKQLVEVEGEDPAVAEPKATEAAREELIQTVAGLTGVTVDHYAEIGLLGFALITDALGGVNVCLKDAVYEPLSGADFPAGWQKLDGPQALSFVRQRHDLPRGDLDRVTRQQSVMASLAHEVISSKTLSSPGTLGRLQAAVQRSVVISDGWDIMDFVEQLQKLAAGSVAFATIPILREDGWSDDGMQSVVRVDPDDVHQWVSGLLQDQQEGKTEQLSYAPDNTTVEVVNGTDINGLAAAVLQVLSNKGFLPGATGNHEGAPPTSSQVLAAKADDFGAQAVSKDLGGLPVNEDSSLPPGAVRVVLAADYTGPGSDGMDPSAGIVDPASAGDPYSDTGEQSPPPPPSPILNAGSDDPKCVN, from the coding sequence GTGCCATTCCCCCTGCTTCGCTCCCTCGCTGCCGTCACGGCGTCGGCTGTGGTGCTCGGAACCGGGGTGGCCTGGAGCCAGATCCGCTCCTTCGAGTCGGGCATCAACCACATCAGCTCGGCGGCGCTGGGCGGCGGCGGCGAGGACGGCGCCATCGACATCCTGCTGGTCGGGATGGACAGTCGCACCGATGCCCACGGCAACCCGCTGTCAGCCGAGGAGCTGGAGACGCTGCGTGCCGGCGACGACGTCTCGACCAACACCGACACGATCATCCTGATCCGCATTCCCAACAACGGGAGGTCGGCAACCGCCATCTCCATTCCGCGCGATTCGTACGTCGAGGCGCCGGGTTGGGGAAAGATGAAGATCAACGGCGTGTTCGGGGACGTGAAGCTCGACCGGATGAAGCAGCTCGTCGAGGTCGAGGGCGAAGATCCGGCCGTCGCCGAACCGAAGGCCACCGAGGCCGCCCGCGAGGAACTGATCCAGACCGTCGCCGGACTGACCGGTGTGACAGTCGATCATTACGCCGAAATCGGGCTGCTCGGCTTCGCGTTGATCACCGACGCCCTGGGTGGCGTCAACGTCTGCCTCAAAGATGCCGTGTACGAACCTCTTTCGGGCGCCGATTTTCCGGCAGGCTGGCAGAAGCTCGACGGTCCGCAGGCACTCAGCTTCGTTCGCCAACGCCATGACCTGCCGCGCGGCGACCTGGACCGGGTGACCCGGCAACAGTCGGTGATGGCGTCACTGGCCCATGAGGTGATCTCCAGCAAGACGCTGTCCAGCCCGGGCACCCTGGGTCGTCTGCAGGCCGCGGTGCAGCGGTCGGTGGTGATCTCCGACGGCTGGGACATCATGGATTTCGTCGAACAGTTGCAGAAGCTGGCCGCCGGCAGCGTCGCGTTCGCCACCATCCCGATCCTGCGTGAGGACGGATGGAGCGATGACGGGATGCAGAGCGTGGTCCGGGTCGATCCCGACGACGTCCACCAGTGGGTGTCGGGCCTGTTGCAGGACCAGCAAGAGGGCAAGACCGAACAGCTCAGCTATGCCCCGGACAACACCACGGTCGAGGTGGTCAACGGCACCGACATCAACGGCCTGGCCGCCGCGGTGTTGCAGGTGCTCAGCAACAAGGGATTCCTTCCCGGCGCCACCGGGAATCACGAAGGTGCGCCGCCGACGTCCAGCCAGGTGCTGGCTGCCAAGGCCGACGACTTCGGCGCCCAGGCGGTGTCCAAAGATCTCGGTGGGCTGCCGGTGAACGAGGATTCGTCGCTGCCGCCCGGCGCGGTGCGGGTGGTGCTGGCCGCCGACTACACCGGGCCCGGCTCCGACGGTATGGATCCGTCGGCGGGCATCGTGGATCCGGCTTCTGCCGGCGATCCGTACAGCGATACCGGCGAACAGAGCCCGCCACCACCGCCGTCGCCCATCCTCAACGCGGGTTCGGACGATCCCAAGTGTGTGAACTGA